The following are encoded in a window of Paraburkholderia sp. HP33-1 genomic DNA:
- the folD gene encoding bifunctional methylenetetrahydrofolate dehydrogenase/methenyltetrahydrofolate cyclohydrolase FolD: MTAKLIDGLALSKTLRADVAARAAALTARGHQPGLAVILVGDNPASEVYVRNKVKACNDNGLGSSFDRYPADLPEADLLARIDELNRDPAIHGILVQLPLPKHIDSHKVIEAIAPEKDVDGFHVANAGALMTGQPLFRPCTPYGVMKMFEAYGIDLKGANAVVIGRSNIVGKPMALLLLEAGATVTICHSKTRDLAAHTRNADVVVAATGLRNILTAEMVKPGATVIDVGMNRDDAGKLCGDVDFAGVKEVAGHITPVPGGVGPMTITMLLVNTIEAAEREADAAKA; encoded by the coding sequence ATGACTGCCAAACTGATCGACGGCCTCGCCCTTTCCAAGACTCTGCGCGCCGACGTCGCCGCGCGCGCCGCCGCCCTGACCGCCCGCGGCCATCAGCCGGGCCTCGCCGTGATTCTGGTCGGCGACAATCCGGCCAGCGAAGTGTATGTGCGCAATAAGGTGAAGGCCTGCAACGACAACGGCCTCGGCTCGTCGTTCGACCGCTATCCGGCCGACCTGCCCGAAGCCGACCTGCTCGCGCGCATCGACGAGCTGAACCGCGATCCGGCTATCCACGGCATTCTCGTGCAACTGCCGCTGCCGAAGCACATCGACAGCCACAAGGTGATCGAGGCGATCGCACCCGAGAAGGACGTCGACGGCTTTCACGTTGCCAATGCGGGCGCGCTGATGACCGGCCAGCCGCTGTTCCGTCCGTGCACGCCGTACGGCGTGATGAAAATGTTCGAGGCCTACGGCATCGATCTGAAGGGCGCAAACGCGGTGGTGATCGGCCGCTCGAACATCGTCGGCAAGCCGATGGCGCTGCTGCTGCTCGAAGCGGGCGCGACCGTTACGATCTGCCACAGCAAGACGCGCGATCTGGCCGCGCACACGCGCAACGCCGACGTCGTGGTCGCCGCGACCGGCCTGCGCAACATCCTGACCGCGGAGATGGTGAAACCGGGTGCGACCGTGATCGACGTCGGCATGAATCGCGACGACGCCGGCAAGCTGTGCGGCGACGTCGACTTCGCGGGCGTCAAGGAAGTGGCCGGCCATATCACGCCGGTGCCGGGCGGCGTCGGCCCGATGACGATCACGATGCTGCTCGTCAACACGATCGAGGCGGCCGAACGCGAGGCGGATGCGGCGAAGGCGTAA
- a CDS encoding M3 family metallopeptidase gives MSTTATPQDNPLLDFSDLPRFGDIRPEHVTPALDVLLADAAAAVERAALPVTPASWADVVEPVERATEPLSRAWSVVGHLNAVADTPELRAVYGENLPRVTEFWSSVGQNLALYEKYKALNASDEFASLNGERKKILSNALRDFRLSGAELPEDQKPHFAELQERQANLSKGFSDHVLDATNAYAYVVDAGNEAQLAGLPEDVIAAAKEAAERDGKTGYRFTLHFPSYFPVMQYSENRPMREAMYRAYVTRASELGAQYGNGKPEWDNTQVLADELKLRAEEAQMLGYGNFAEVSLAPKMAESPAQVMAFLEDLATRARPHAEQDWKELREFAASELGMTDMQQWDMTFASERLRQKRYSFSENEVKQYFPEDTVFKGLFKVTETLFGVRIRRDEAAVWHPDVRFFRVENQDGGLVAQFYLDLYAREGKRGGAWMDDARGRHRLAHGAVQTPVAYLTCNFSAPVGGKPACFTHDEVITLFHEFGHGLHHMLTRVDELGVSGINGVEWDAVELPSQFMENFCWEWDVLSDMTSHVDTAKPLPRELFDKMLAAKNFQSGIGTLRQIVFSMFDMQLHTGFDANGAKSANELAREINERFHVVPQAPFSRWPNTFSHIFAGGYAAGYYSYKWAEVLSADAYAAFEEAAQAEGSVLDQTTGMRYRREILEVGGSRPAMESFKAFRGREPNIDALLRHNGMAPGAAH, from the coding sequence ATGTCCACTACCGCCACGCCTCAAGACAACCCGCTCCTCGATTTTTCCGATCTGCCGCGCTTTGGCGACATCCGCCCCGAACACGTGACGCCCGCCCTCGACGTGCTGCTCGCCGATGCCGCGGCCGCCGTCGAGCGCGCCGCGCTGCCGGTCACGCCTGCGTCGTGGGCCGACGTCGTCGAACCGGTCGAGCGCGCTACCGAGCCGCTGTCACGCGCGTGGAGCGTGGTCGGCCATCTGAACGCCGTCGCCGATACGCCTGAGCTGCGCGCCGTCTACGGCGAAAACCTGCCGCGCGTGACCGAGTTCTGGTCGAGCGTCGGCCAGAATCTCGCGCTCTACGAGAAGTACAAGGCACTGAATGCGAGCGACGAATTTGCATCGCTGAACGGCGAGCGCAAGAAGATCCTCAGCAATGCGCTACGCGACTTCCGCCTGTCCGGCGCCGAATTGCCGGAAGACCAGAAGCCGCATTTCGCCGAATTGCAGGAGCGCCAGGCGAACTTGTCGAAAGGGTTTTCGGATCACGTGCTCGATGCGACCAACGCGTATGCGTACGTCGTCGACGCGGGCAACGAAGCGCAGCTGGCGGGTCTGCCCGAAGACGTGATCGCGGCCGCGAAGGAAGCCGCCGAGCGCGACGGCAAGACCGGCTACAGGTTCACGCTGCACTTCCCCTCGTATTTCCCCGTGATGCAGTACTCGGAAAACCGTCCGATGCGCGAAGCGATGTATCGCGCGTACGTGACGCGCGCGTCCGAGCTCGGTGCGCAATACGGCAATGGCAAGCCCGAGTGGGACAACACGCAGGTGCTCGCCGACGAACTGAAGCTGCGCGCCGAAGAAGCGCAGATGCTCGGCTACGGCAACTTCGCCGAAGTGTCGCTCGCGCCGAAAATGGCCGAGTCGCCGGCGCAGGTGATGGCCTTCCTCGAAGACCTCGCGACGCGTGCGCGTCCGCACGCGGAACAGGACTGGAAAGAGCTGCGCGAATTCGCCGCGAGCGAACTCGGCATGACCGATATGCAGCAGTGGGACATGACATTTGCCTCCGAGCGTCTGCGTCAGAAGCGCTATTCGTTCTCGGAAAACGAAGTGAAGCAGTACTTCCCCGAAGACACGGTATTCAAGGGTCTGTTCAAGGTCACCGAGACGCTGTTCGGCGTGCGCATCCGCCGCGATGAAGCGGCCGTCTGGCATCCGGACGTGCGCTTTTTCCGGGTCGAGAATCAGGACGGCGGCCTCGTCGCGCAGTTCTATCTCGACCTGTATGCGCGCGAAGGCAAGCGCGGCGGCGCCTGGATGGACGACGCGCGCGGCCGTCACAGGCTCGCGCATGGCGCCGTGCAAACACCGGTCGCCTATCTGACGTGCAACTTCTCGGCCCCGGTCGGCGGCAAGCCCGCCTGCTTCACGCACGACGAAGTGATCACGCTGTTCCACGAGTTCGGCCACGGTTTGCATCACATGCTCACGCGCGTCGATGAACTCGGCGTGTCGGGCATCAACGGCGTCGAATGGGATGCGGTCGAATTGCCGTCGCAGTTCATGGAGAACTTCTGCTGGGAGTGGGACGTGCTGTCCGACATGACCTCGCACGTCGATACCGCGAAGCCGCTGCCGCGCGAGCTGTTCGACAAGATGCTCGCCGCCAAGAACTTCCAGAGCGGCATAGGCACGCTGCGGCAGATCGTGTTCTCGATGTTCGACATGCAACTGCACACCGGCTTCGACGCGAACGGCGCGAAGAGCGCCAACGAACTCGCGCGCGAAATCAACGAGCGCTTCCACGTCGTGCCGCAGGCGCCGTTCTCGCGTTGGCCGAACACGTTCAGCCATATTTTCGCGGGCGGTTACGCGGCCGGCTACTACAGCTACAAGTGGGCGGAAGTACTGTCTGCCGACGCGTATGCGGCGTTCGAGGAAGCCGCGCAAGCCGAGGGCAGCGTGCTCGATCAGACGACCGGCATGCGTTATCGTCGCGAGATCCTCGAAGTGGGCGGCAGCCGTCCGGCAATGGAATCGTTCAAGGCGTTCCGTGGCCGCGAGCCGAATATCGATGCGCTGCTGCGGCACAACGGCATGGCGCCGGGGGCCGCACACTGA
- a CDS encoding amidohydrolase family protein: MDLIIRRATLPRSATRLTSQPSPLHRQPVDIGIDAGRIVAVEPNLAASARDEIDAAGSLVSPPFVDPHFHMDATLSYGLPRVNASGTLLEGIALWGELKPELTQEALIERAMQYCDWAVARGLLAIRSHVDVCDPRLLAVEALLEVKRRVAPYLDLQLVAFPQDGLLRSAGAFDNLKRAIGMGVDVVGGIPHFERTMADGAQSVRMLCEYAAGQGLRVDMHCDESDDPLSRHIETLAAETHRLGLHGRVTGSHLTSMHSMDNYYVSKLLPLMRESGVAAIANPLINITLQGRSDTYPKRRGMTRVPEMLAAGITVAFGHDCVMDPWYSLGSADMLEVAQMGLHVAQMTSVDGMHACFDAVTVNAARILGLEGYGIAPGCAANLVVLDARDEVEAIRLRAARLAVVSRGRVVSRAPAARASLSLEGRPGQIDFKLNRA; the protein is encoded by the coding sequence ATGGATCTGATCATCCGCCGCGCGACGCTGCCGCGCAGCGCTACCCGGCTGACCTCGCAGCCGTCCCCGCTTCACCGCCAACCGGTCGATATCGGCATCGACGCGGGCCGCATCGTCGCCGTCGAGCCGAACCTGGCCGCGAGCGCGCGCGACGAAATCGACGCGGCCGGCTCGCTCGTCTCGCCACCGTTCGTCGATCCGCATTTCCATATGGACGCGACGCTGTCGTACGGTTTGCCGCGCGTGAACGCGTCGGGCACGCTGCTCGAAGGCATCGCGTTATGGGGTGAACTGAAGCCCGAGCTCACCCAGGAAGCGTTGATCGAGCGCGCGATGCAGTACTGCGACTGGGCCGTCGCGCGCGGCCTGCTCGCGATTCGCAGCCACGTCGACGTGTGCGATCCGCGTCTGCTCGCGGTCGAGGCACTGCTCGAAGTGAAGCGCCGCGTCGCGCCCTATCTCGATCTGCAACTGGTCGCTTTTCCGCAGGACGGTCTGCTGCGCAGCGCCGGTGCGTTCGACAATCTGAAGCGCGCGATCGGCATGGGCGTCGACGTGGTCGGCGGCATTCCGCATTTCGAGCGCACGATGGCCGACGGCGCGCAGTCGGTGCGCATGCTGTGCGAGTACGCGGCCGGGCAGGGCCTGCGCGTCGACATGCATTGCGACGAATCGGACGATCCGCTGTCGCGCCACATCGAAACGCTCGCGGCCGAAACGCACCGGCTCGGCTTGCACGGACGCGTCACTGGTTCGCATCTCACGTCGATGCATTCGATGGACAACTACTACGTGAGCAAGCTGCTGCCGCTGATGCGCGAGTCGGGCGTCGCGGCAATCGCGAATCCGCTGATCAACATCACGCTGCAAGGCCGCAGCGACACGTACCCGAAACGGCGCGGCATGACGCGCGTGCCGGAGATGCTGGCCGCGGGCATCACGGTCGCATTCGGCCACGACTGCGTGATGGACCCGTGGTACAGCCTTGGTTCGGCCGACATGCTCGAAGTCGCGCAGATGGGCCTGCACGTGGCACAGATGACCAGCGTCGACGGCATGCACGCCTGTTTCGATGCGGTGACGGTGAACGCGGCGCGCATTCTCGGTCTGGAAGGCTATGGCATCGCGCCCGGATGCGCGGCCAATCTCGTCGTGCTCGATGCGCGCGACGAAGTCGAGGCAATCCGTCTGCGCGCCGCGCGGCTCGCGGTCGTGAGCCGGGGCAGGGTGGTGAGTCGCGCGCCGGCCGCGCGAGCGTCGTTATCGCTCGAAGGGCGGCCCGGGCAGATCGATTTCAAGCTGAATCGCGCGTAG
- a CDS encoding aspartate/glutamate racemase family protein yields MKTIGVIGGMSWESSTEYYRLLNRHAKARLGGHHNARSLLLTVDFASIEANQRAGDWHALGEQMADAARQLERGGADLVILATNTMHRVCDSIERAITVPFLHIADPTGAALRAAGVERVGLLGTRYTMEQTFYAGRLRERYGLETLVPDDSERADVHRIIYDELCHGNVDDTSRKVYQRVIEHLAARGAQAVILGCTEITLLIKPEDSVLPVFDTTALHAQAAVEWAIGEKR; encoded by the coding sequence ATGAAAACGATCGGCGTGATCGGCGGAATGAGCTGGGAGTCGTCCACCGAGTATTACCGGCTGCTGAACCGCCACGCGAAGGCGCGGCTCGGTGGCCATCACAACGCGCGCAGCCTGCTGCTGACCGTCGATTTCGCGTCGATCGAGGCGAACCAGCGCGCCGGCGACTGGCACGCGCTCGGCGAACAGATGGCCGACGCCGCGCGCCAGCTCGAACGCGGTGGAGCCGATCTCGTGATTCTCGCGACAAACACGATGCATCGCGTGTGCGATTCGATCGAGCGGGCGATCACGGTGCCGTTCCTGCACATCGCCGATCCGACCGGCGCGGCGCTGCGCGCGGCCGGCGTCGAACGGGTGGGCCTGCTCGGCACCCGCTATACGATGGAGCAGACGTTCTATGCAGGCCGGCTACGCGAGCGCTATGGGCTCGAGACGCTCGTGCCCGATGACAGCGAGCGCGCGGACGTGCACCGCATCATTTACGACGAGCTTTGCCACGGTAACGTGGACGATACGTCGCGCAAGGTCTATCAACGCGTGATCGAGCATCTGGCCGCGCGTGGCGCGCAGGCTGTGATACTCGGTTGCACGGAAATCACGCTGCTGATCAAGCCGGAAGATTCGGTGCTGCCTGTGTTCGATACCACTGCGTTGCATGCGCAGGCGGCGGTGGAGTGGGCGATTGGGGAAAAGCGCTGA
- the xth gene encoding exodeoxyribonuclease III has translation MKIATWNVNSLKVRQQHVIDWLASSGTDVLCLQELKLPDEKFPRAELEAVGYRSWYAGQKTYNGVGILVREGLNVDESSIVRNIPGFEDPQQRVIAATVDGVRIISAYFPNGQAPGTDKFAYKLRWLDALHDWLATEITLHSKLALLGDYNIAPEDRDVHDPKAWEGQNLVSPEERAAFVRLIGLGLLDAFRQFEQQEKVYSWWDYRMMAFRRNAGLRIDHILLSKALSDICTACDIDKVPRKWDQPSDHAPVFAQLG, from the coding sequence GTGAAAATCGCCACCTGGAACGTCAACTCCCTCAAAGTCCGCCAGCAACACGTGATCGACTGGCTCGCCAGCAGCGGCACCGACGTGCTGTGCCTGCAGGAACTCAAGCTACCCGACGAAAAATTCCCGCGCGCGGAACTCGAGGCGGTCGGCTATCGCAGCTGGTACGCGGGTCAGAAAACCTATAACGGTGTCGGCATTCTGGTGCGCGAGGGTTTGAATGTCGACGAAAGCAGCATCGTGCGCAACATCCCCGGTTTCGAGGATCCGCAGCAGCGCGTGATTGCGGCGACCGTCGACGGCGTGCGCATCATTTCCGCGTATTTCCCGAACGGCCAGGCGCCCGGCACCGACAAGTTCGCGTACAAGCTGCGCTGGCTCGACGCGCTGCACGACTGGCTCGCCACGGAGATCACGCTGCATTCGAAGCTCGCATTGCTCGGCGACTACAACATCGCGCCCGAGGATCGCGACGTGCACGATCCGAAAGCGTGGGAAGGTCAGAATCTCGTGTCGCCCGAGGAACGCGCGGCGTTCGTGCGGCTGATCGGCCTCGGCCTGCTCGACGCGTTTCGCCAGTTCGAGCAGCAGGAAAAAGTCTATTCGTGGTGGGATTACCGGATGATGGCGTTCCGTCGCAACGCGGGGCTGCGCATCGATCACATCCTGCTGTCGAAAGCGCTCTCCGACATTTGCACCGCCTGCGACATCGACAAGGTGCCGCGCAAATGGGACCAGCCGTCGGATCACGCGCCGGTGTTCGCGCAACTGGGTTGA
- a CDS encoding prolyl oligopeptidase family serine peptidase, with the protein MPASSASPTPFEWPLSPDPFLSLEALDDADALAWVAAQNARTHAAWCSGESFDTLRRRLADAYLPRERPVIPDRWKEWAYDLWQDERNPRGIWRRTLWASWRSGAPVWQNLLDFDALGAAEGTPWVCVDLDILYPDGDRALITMSPGGSDALVVREFDLDAQRFVDDGFAIAKAGKHTVSWIDRETLYVGWDNGRKTLTRSGYPRDVRRWTRGTALADAPVVFRGEFDDIGVEAHYDPLDRRHTVTSSVDFFDSHTYYLDGSSDAWHRYDVPSHVAVGAWQGWLLLEPRLDWECEWDGKQAHYPGGALLAIREDAFVRGERDVTPLFTPMPLTSACEWSHTRHHLIVSYLDDVRSKTLIWTPSQHEDGTWQWRERMFASRGDAQVDVSPVESTLNDEVFVDTDDYLQPPAYWLSDLARDEPGQWELLDRWPAQFDSARFAVTRGHAVSADGTRVPYTVIGPKEVASSSADARPTLPCLLSGYGGFAIPLLPSYLTGQGIGWLERGGVYVVAHIRGGGEFGTRWHTAAQGEHRQRAFDDFIAVAEALIATGVTSAAQLGIQGGSNGGLLVAACMVQRPELFGAVVCEVPLLDMSRYHLLHAGASWIDEYGDPDEPDEAHALAAYSPYHNLAAGVAYPPVLFMTSTADDRVHPGHARKMAARMQALGAQLVWYRENTEGGHGGSDELEQAEHDAMVFGFLWGVLGGV; encoded by the coding sequence ATGCCCGCTTCTTCCGCTTCTCCCACTCCGTTCGAGTGGCCGCTTTCCCCCGATCCCTTCCTGTCGCTCGAAGCGCTCGACGACGCTGACGCGCTCGCGTGGGTCGCCGCGCAGAATGCGCGCACGCACGCCGCGTGGTGCAGCGGCGAGTCGTTCGACACGCTCAGGCGACGGCTCGCCGATGCCTATCTGCCGCGCGAGCGTCCGGTGATTCCGGATCGCTGGAAGGAGTGGGCCTACGATCTGTGGCAGGACGAGCGCAATCCGCGCGGCATCTGGCGACGCACTTTGTGGGCCTCATGGCGCAGTGGCGCGCCGGTGTGGCAGAACCTGCTCGACTTCGACGCACTCGGCGCGGCCGAAGGCACGCCGTGGGTGTGCGTCGATCTCGACATTCTTTATCCGGACGGTGATCGCGCGCTGATCACGATGTCGCCGGGCGGCTCGGACGCGCTCGTCGTGCGCGAGTTCGATCTCGACGCGCAGCGTTTCGTCGACGACGGCTTCGCGATCGCGAAGGCGGGCAAGCACACGGTATCGTGGATCGATCGCGAGACGCTGTACGTGGGCTGGGACAATGGCCGCAAAACGCTGACGCGCTCCGGCTATCCGCGCGACGTGCGGCGCTGGACGCGCGGCACCGCGCTCGCCGATGCGCCCGTCGTGTTTCGCGGCGAGTTCGACGATATCGGCGTGGAGGCGCATTACGATCCGCTCGATCGCCGGCATACGGTGACGAGCAGCGTCGACTTTTTCGATTCGCACACGTATTACCTCGACGGCAGCAGCGATGCGTGGCATCGCTACGACGTGCCCTCGCACGTCGCGGTAGGTGCGTGGCAGGGCTGGCTGCTGCTCGAGCCGCGGCTCGACTGGGAATGTGAATGGGACGGCAAGCAGGCGCACTATCCGGGCGGCGCGCTGCTCGCGATTCGCGAGGACGCGTTCGTGCGTGGCGAGCGCGACGTGACGCCGCTCTTTACGCCGATGCCGCTCACTTCGGCCTGCGAGTGGTCGCATACGCGCCATCATCTGATCGTGTCGTATCTCGACGACGTGCGCAGCAAGACGCTGATCTGGACGCCGTCGCAGCACGAGGACGGCACGTGGCAGTGGCGCGAGCGCATGTTCGCGTCGCGGGGTGATGCGCAGGTCGACGTGTCGCCGGTCGAGTCGACGTTGAACGACGAAGTGTTCGTCGATACCGACGACTATCTGCAACCGCCCGCCTACTGGCTCTCCGATCTCGCGCGCGACGAGCCCGGCCAATGGGAGTTGCTCGACCGTTGGCCGGCGCAGTTCGACTCGGCGCGTTTTGCCGTGACACGCGGGCATGCGGTATCGGCCGACGGCACGCGCGTGCCGTACACGGTGATAGGACCGAAGGAAGTGGCGTCATCGTCGGCCGATGCAAGGCCGACGCTTCCGTGTCTGCTGAGCGGCTACGGTGGCTTCGCGATTCCGCTGCTGCCGAGCTATCTGACGGGGCAGGGCATCGGCTGGCTCGAACGCGGCGGCGTGTACGTGGTCGCGCATATCCGCGGCGGCGGCGAGTTCGGCACGCGCTGGCACACGGCGGCGCAGGGCGAGCATCGCCAGCGCGCGTTCGATGATTTCATCGCGGTCGCCGAAGCGCTGATCGCGACCGGCGTGACGAGCGCCGCGCAACTCGGCATTCAGGGCGGCAGCAACGGCGGGCTGCTGGTCGCAGCCTGCATGGTGCAGCGGCCGGAACTGTTCGGCGCGGTCGTGTGCGAGGTGCCGTTGCTCGATATGAGCCGCTATCACCTGCTGCATGCGGGCGCATCGTGGATCGACGAGTACGGCGATCCCGACGAGCCCGACGAAGCGCACGCGCTCGCCGCGTATTCGCCGTATCACAACCTTGCGGCGGGCGTCGCGTATCCGCCGGTGCTGTTCATGACGTCGACTGCCGACGATCGCGTGCATCCCGGCCACGCGCGCAAGATGGCCGCGCGCATGCAGGCGCTGGGCGCGCAACTCGTGTGGTATCGGGAGAATACGGAAGGCGGGCACGGCGGCTCGGATGAGCTGGAGCAGGCCGAGCATGATGCGATGGTGTTCGGGTTCTTGTGGGGCGTACTGGGCGGCGTATAA
- the ntrC gene encoding nitrogen regulation protein NR(I), translated as MKPIWIVDDDQSIRWVLEKALARENFATRSFANVREASAALDHDSPQVLVSDIRMPGGSGLELLQTVHDKLPGLPVIIMTAFSDLDSAVAAFQGGAFEYLAKPFDVDKAVELIRRAVDESMRGEQTWDDRVAEAPEMLGQAPAMQDMFRAIGRLSHSAATVLITGESGTGKELVARALHRHSPRANGPFIALNTAAIPKDLLESELFGHERGAFTGAQAMRQGRFEQAENGTLFLDEIGDMPFDLQTRLLRVLSDGQFYRVGGHNPLRANVRVIAATHQNLESRVRQGLFREDLYHRLNVIRLRLPALRERSEDIPLLTRHFLQKSARDLGVEPKRVSEQALAYLASLAFPGNVRQLENLANWLTVMAPAQTIEIKDLPPDLSPAQVGSGDAAGAAAGATADGTAPANAGFVGNAPLAGAGGGTLVHPSGAAGVTVASALSAWEGGLRTEVARMLRENAADVMDELARRFEAAVIREALDFTRGRKVEAAERLGIGRNTITRKIQELNLEP; from the coding sequence ATGAAGCCGATCTGGATAGTAGACGACGATCAATCGATTCGCTGGGTGCTCGAGAAAGCGCTGGCGCGCGAGAACTTCGCGACGCGCAGCTTCGCGAACGTGCGCGAAGCGTCGGCCGCGCTCGATCACGACAGCCCGCAGGTGCTGGTCTCCGATATCCGCATGCCCGGCGGTTCCGGGCTCGAACTGCTGCAGACGGTCCACGACAAGCTGCCGGGGCTGCCGGTCATCATCATGACCGCGTTTTCGGATCTCGATAGCGCGGTCGCCGCATTCCAGGGCGGCGCGTTCGAGTATCTGGCGAAGCCGTTCGATGTCGACAAGGCGGTCGAGCTGATCCGCCGCGCGGTCGACGAAAGTATGCGCGGTGAGCAGACGTGGGACGATCGTGTCGCCGAAGCGCCCGAGATGCTCGGCCAGGCGCCGGCGATGCAGGACATGTTTCGCGCGATCGGCCGCCTGTCGCATTCGGCGGCGACTGTGCTCATTACCGGCGAATCAGGCACCGGGAAGGAACTGGTCGCGCGTGCGTTGCACCGACATAGCCCACGCGCGAACGGTCCCTTCATCGCTTTGAACACGGCCGCGATTCCGAAAGATCTGCTGGAGTCCGAGCTGTTCGGTCATGAGCGCGGCGCGTTTACCGGCGCGCAGGCGATGCGCCAGGGCCGCTTCGAGCAGGCCGAAAACGGCACGCTCTTTCTCGATGAAATCGGCGACATGCCGTTCGATCTGCAGACGCGTCTGTTGCGCGTGCTGTCGGACGGGCAGTTCTATCGTGTGGGCGGCCACAATCCGTTGCGCGCGAACGTGCGCGTGATCGCGGCGACGCACCAGAATCTCGAATCGCGCGTGCGCCAGGGGCTGTTTCGGGAGGACCTGTATCACCGTCTCAACGTGATCCGTCTGCGCTTGCCCGCGTTGCGCGAGCGCAGCGAGGATATCCCGCTGCTCACGCGTCATTTCCTGCAGAAGAGTGCGCGCGATCTCGGCGTCGAACCGAAGCGCGTGTCCGAACAGGCGCTCGCGTATCTCGCGTCGCTGGCGTTTCCGGGCAACGTGCGGCAACTGGAAAATCTCGCGAACTGGCTCACGGTGATGGCACCTGCGCAGACGATCGAGATCAAGGATCTGCCGCCCGATCTCAGTCCCGCGCAGGTCGGCTCAGGCGATGCCGCGGGTGCCGCTGCCGGCGCGACGGCGGATGGCACCGCGCCGGCCAATGCGGGATTTGTGGGCAACGCGCCGCTCGCCGGCGCGGGGGGCGGCACGTTGGTGCATCCGTCTGGTGCGGCCGGTGTGACGGTTGCGAGCGCACTGAGTGCATGGGAAGGTGGCTTGCGCACCGAAGTCGCGCGCATGCTGCGCGAGAACGCGGCCGACGTGATGGACGAACTCGCGCGTCGTTTCGAGGCGGCCGTGATCCGCGAGGCGCTCGACTTCACGCGCGGCCGCAAGGTCGAGGCAGCGGAGCGGCTCGGCATCGGCCGCAATACGATCACGCGCAAGATTCAGGAGCTCAATCTGGAGCCTTGA
- the glnL gene encoding nitrogen regulation protein NR(II), with amino-acid sequence MVLKNLIKARKGHEQTLSDDVQLVSSGLLPGFEALPTVVLVLEKRTLRVAFANPSAESMLEMSRRQLTQMAWPDIFSNADELVATITAIAAHRFHATHLDAVLERPGHEPLHVHAIVGFMESAQDYVLLELFENERHLRTDREERINDLTAVNKHLIRNLAHEIKNPLGGIRGAAQLLEFELGERQRDELREYTQVIIKESDRLQTLVDRLLEPHRHPHIVGDVNIHEVCERVRQVILAEFPRGLTIERDYDVSVPDLRGDKEQLIQALLNIVRNAAEALRERISQGDARIELRTRVARKVTISKRLCKLALDLHIIDNGPGIPEEIRDRIFYPLVSGREDGSGLGLTLAQTFVQQHDGLIEVDSRPGHTEFQILLPLDS; translated from the coding sequence ATGGTTCTGAAAAATCTGATCAAGGCAAGGAAGGGACACGAACAGACGCTGTCGGACGACGTGCAGCTCGTGAGTTCCGGGTTGCTGCCGGGCTTCGAGGCGCTGCCGACCGTCGTGCTGGTGCTCGAAAAGCGCACGCTGCGCGTCGCGTTCGCGAATCCGTCGGCGGAGTCGATGCTCGAGATGTCGCGCCGTCAATTGACGCAGATGGCGTGGCCGGACATCTTCTCGAACGCGGACGAACTGGTCGCGACGATCACCGCGATCGCCGCGCACCGTTTTCACGCGACGCATCTGGACGCCGTGCTGGAGCGTCCTGGCCACGAGCCGCTGCACGTGCATGCGATCGTCGGCTTTATGGAAAGCGCGCAGGACTACGTGCTGCTCGAACTGTTCGAGAACGAACGGCACCTGCGCACCGACCGCGAGGAGCGCATCAACGACCTGACGGCGGTCAACAAGCATCTGATCCGCAATCTCGCGCACGAGATCAAGAATCCGCTCGGCGGCATTCGCGGTGCCGCGCAGCTGCTGGAGTTCGAACTCGGCGAGCGTCAGCGCGACGAGTTGCGCGAGTACACCCAGGTCATCATCAAGGAATCGGACCGGCTACAGACGCTGGTCGACCGTTTGCTCGAACCGCACCGGCATCCGCATATCGTCGGCGACGTGAATATTCACGAGGTGTGCGAGCGCGTGCGTCAGGTGATTCTCGCGGAGTTTCCGCGCGGCCTGACGATCGAGCGCGACTACGACGTCAGCGTGCCGGATCTGCGCGGCGACAAGGAACAACTGATCCAGGCGCTGCTGAACATCGTGCGCAATGCGGCCGAGGCATTGCGCGAGCGGATCTCGCAGGGCGATGCACGCATCGAGTTGCGTACGCGCGTCGCGCGCAAGGTCACGATTTCAAAACGCCTGTGCAAGCTGGCACTGGACTTGCATATCATCGACAACGGCCCAGGCATTCCCGAAGAGATTCGTGACCGCATTTTCTATCCGCTCGTGTCGGGGCGCGAGGACGGCAGCGGTCTCGGTCTCACGCTCGCGCAGACCTTCGTGCAGCAGCACGATGGCCTGATCGAGGTGGACAGCCGGCCGGGCCATACCGAGTTTCAGATTCTGCTACCGCTCGACAGCTAG